One Lysinibacillus fusiformis genomic window carries:
- a CDS encoding S-layer protein: protein MKNKALTTFMATAITATMVLPMPIASAVSSESSVNHSNFNETLIGGQVAATKTKVSTGETVTISSITKDKVRTSIGQFNISQSLKPLFKTANSTALLNAQATIVVKNNEITSITSLTLNKAGTNKKVVNFDAGDATIAGSLTVNADYVKVQNVDIEDELIVTNRVKKAITIDNVAVGETITFNPLVARKINWLNVSLRDIKSPNINLHRTKVNLTSDQTISKIDVVEKVTSLEILANVEKLTIDVDQDFSLYGEGKIEQVVVKKGSKVALDSAHQINNVQVDDKNASVTLPSVNKTALSKLVASPPYVAVSVYGSEISTSEKWTTQAERNVFETVVNSARAVVNDTKASQEQVNNSITQYNNALANYQAIQKYGKKYTTGDKSSLQSLINSVQYVTVSYSNGSDVAYNTPWTTQSEKDSLVSAVSSAQSVVNNYNATQYDITNAINYLNNAISTYKNAYKYDTNGYNGNKSSLQSLINSVQYVTVSYSNGYDVAYNTPWTTQSEKNTLVSAVSSAQSVVDNYNTTQYDITNAINYLNNAISTYKNAYKYDTNGYNGDKSSLQSLINSVQYVTISYNNGYDVAYNVPWTTQSEKDTLASAVSSAQSVVNNYNATQYDITNANNYLNNAISTYKNAYKYGPYWH, encoded by the coding sequence TTGAAAAATAAAGCGCTAACTACATTTATGGCAACTGCTATTACAGCAACTATGGTATTACCAATGCCGATTGCAAGTGCTGTTTCAAGCGAGTCATCTGTAAACCACTCAAATTTTAATGAAACTCTAATTGGTGGACAGGTAGCTGCAACAAAAACAAAGGTTTCAACAGGTGAAACAGTAACCATTTCGAGTATAACAAAAGACAAAGTACGTACATCCATTGGCCAATTTAATATTAGTCAGTCACTTAAACCACTCTTTAAAACAGCGAATAGCACAGCACTATTGAATGCCCAAGCAACAATTGTCGTGAAAAACAACGAAATTACAAGCATTACATCACTAACGCTAAATAAAGCTGGCACAAATAAAAAAGTAGTAAATTTTGATGCTGGTGACGCAACGATTGCTGGAAGCTTAACGGTAAATGCAGATTATGTGAAAGTTCAAAATGTAGATATCGAAGATGAACTAATCGTAACTAATCGCGTAAAGAAAGCCATTACAATTGATAATGTTGCAGTTGGTGAGACCATCACTTTTAACCCCTTAGTAGCAAGAAAAATAAATTGGCTAAATGTTTCTCTAAGAGATATTAAATCACCAAATATTAACTTACACCGTACTAAAGTAAATCTTACATCTGACCAAACTATTTCCAAAATTGATGTGGTCGAAAAAGTTACATCACTTGAGATTTTGGCAAATGTTGAAAAGTTAACGATTGATGTTGATCAAGATTTTAGTCTTTATGGAGAAGGTAAAATTGAACAAGTAGTAGTCAAAAAGGGATCGAAAGTGGCATTAGATTCGGCGCATCAAATCAACAATGTACAAGTAGACGATAAAAATGCTTCCGTGACCTTACCTTCGGTGAACAAGACTGCACTTAGTAAATTAGTAGCTTCACCTCCATACGTAGCTGTGTCCGTTTATGGTTCTGAAATTTCGACGTCTGAAAAATGGACGACACAAGCTGAACGAAATGTATTCGAAACTGTTGTAAATAGTGCAAGAGCAGTAGTCAATGATACAAAAGCATCACAAGAACAAGTGAACAATTCCATTACACAATACAATAACGCTTTAGCAAACTATCAAGCTATTCAAAAATATGGTAAAAAATATACTACCGGCGATAAATCTTCACTTCAATCGCTCATCAATTCTGTTCAATACGTAACTGTTTCTTATAGTAACGGCTCTGATGTAGCATACAATACGCCTTGGACAACACAGAGTGAAAAAGATTCTTTAGTTTCTGCTGTTTCATCCGCTCAATCAGTCGTAAATAATTACAATGCGACTCAGTATGACATTACAAATGCTATCAATTATTTAAACAATGCCATCTCAACTTATAAAAATGCTTATAAATATGATACAAATGGTTACAATGGCAATAAATCTTCACTTCAATCACTCATCAATTCTGTTCAATACGTAACTGTTTCTTATAGTAACGGCTATGATGTAGCATACAATACGCCTTGGACAACACAGAGTGAAAAAAATACTTTAGTTTCAGCTGTTTCTTCCGCTCAATCAGTCGTGGACAATTACAATACGACTCAGTATGACATTACAAATGCTATCAATTATTTAAACAATGCCATCTCAACTTATAAAAATGCTTATAAATATGATACGAATGGTTACAATGGCGATAAATCTTCACTTCAATCGCTCATCAATTCTGTTCAATACGTAACTATTTCTTATAATAACGGCTATGATGTAGCATACAATGTGCCTTGGACAACACAGAGTGAAAAAGATACTTTAGCTTCTGCTGTTTCTTCCGCTCAATCAGTCGTAAATAATTACAATGCAACTCAGTATGACATTACAAATGCAAACAATTATTTAAACAATGCCATCTCAACATATAAAAATGCTTATAAATATGGTCCTTATTGGCACTGA
- a CDS encoding AraC family transcriptional regulator — translation MKKYESLNAYKLPASVFLFATRGSAVVQLNNIEYIFRKFQVIHSGKGIHLSISLTEAEFEFYMIFYRATMPLPCAKNIIEKMEKSNPFHMQYSFLPNYPSTLFYQVKLMNQTWHQPQLIDRFHVKAQFYQFAYNILEQLHVQGVEVKLPELADQVIVYIQEHYAENIMLESLAENLNYSVPHLSSLFKKKTGFSPIEYLIFTRIEKAEMMLIETDATVSEIAESVGYKDSYYFSRLFKKYKDVSPAKYRKVALIQRKAEDSPDNFIEFSIVGQASQRYIGDNHYQYTKKGELLMVKPTKMHMLATLFLCFSLLLSACSERAIENSSTNGSAKTTTSQSEEVQTRTKIITTGNGEVEIPENPQRIVVTAESYAGYLLALGIKPVGLSQFGLRNRYFDGLVDGIENIGDDESLEKILELKPDLIITKTSSENIENLQKIAPTIAIKPKEKDFKEQFLEFGKMFGKEEVAEEWIANWNRKIAEYQTLIQEKVGNKTIAILGVGEKEIYAYGDKFGRGGEIMYGEFGLKAPELIQREAIDLKGGWVSFSLERLPEFAGDYIFVEDNADFEKSTSGVLWKDLPAIKNNRVFIIDEYDSFFSDPISLDKQLEFIVNSLLEREK, via the coding sequence TTGAAAAAGTATGAATCTTTGAATGCTTATAAGTTGCCTGCTAGTGTATTTCTTTTTGCAACACGCGGCAGTGCTGTGGTGCAACTGAATAATATTGAATATATTTTCCGAAAATTTCAAGTGATACATAGCGGCAAAGGAATTCACCTGAGCATATCCTTAACAGAAGCAGAATTTGAGTTTTATATGATATTTTATCGAGCAACAATGCCACTACCATGTGCAAAGAACATCATAGAGAAGATGGAGAAAAGTAATCCATTCCATATGCAATATAGTTTTTTGCCGAATTATCCAAGCACCCTTTTTTATCAGGTGAAATTGATGAATCAAACATGGCATCAACCACAGTTGATTGATCGATTCCATGTGAAAGCGCAATTCTATCAATTTGCTTATAATATTTTGGAACAGCTCCACGTACAGGGAGTTGAGGTGAAGCTGCCAGAGCTTGCCGACCAAGTCATTGTCTATATACAGGAGCATTATGCTGAAAACATCATGTTAGAATCCCTTGCAGAAAATTTGAACTACAGTGTACCTCATTTATCTTCCTTATTTAAAAAAAAGACGGGATTTAGCCCAATTGAATATTTAATTTTTACCAGAATTGAAAAGGCTGAAATGATGTTAATTGAAACCGATGCGACAGTCAGTGAGATTGCCGAAAGTGTTGGGTATAAAGACTCGTATTACTTTAGCCGCCTTTTTAAAAAATATAAGGATGTTTCACCTGCGAAATATAGAAAAGTAGCATTAATTCAGCGAAAAGCAGAAGATTCTCCAGATAACTTCATAGAATTCTCCATTGTTGGACAAGCCTCTCAACGATATATTGGTGATAATCATTATCAATATACTAAAAAAGGAGAATTATTAATGGTTAAACCTACAAAAATGCACATGCTTGCAACTTTATTTTTATGCTTCTCTTTGTTATTGAGTGCATGTTCTGAGCGGGCAATAGAAAATAGTTCAACAAACGGAAGCGCAAAAACAACAACTTCTCAGTCCGAAGAAGTCCAAACAAGAACTAAAATTATTACTACTGGTAATGGCGAAGTTGAAATCCCAGAAAATCCACAGAGGATTGTTGTCACTGCAGAAAGTTATGCTGGTTACTTACTAGCACTTGGCATAAAACCAGTTGGATTGTCTCAATTTGGTTTAAGAAATCGATACTTTGATGGATTAGTGGATGGTATCGAAAATATTGGGGATGATGAATCACTCGAAAAAATTCTCGAATTAAAGCCAGATTTAATCATTACAAAAACGTCTTCTGAAAATATTGAAAACCTACAAAAAATAGCCCCAACCATTGCTATTAAGCCTAAAGAAAAGGATTTTAAAGAGCAATTCCTTGAATTTGGAAAAATGTTTGGGAAAGAAGAAGTTGCAGAAGAATGGATTGCTAATTGGAATAGAAAAATTGCAGAGTACCAAACACTTATTCAAGAGAAGGTAGGCAATAAAACTATAGCAATTCTCGGTGTGGGTGAAAAAGAGATATATGCATATGGTGATAAATTTGGAAGAGGCGGAGAAATCATGTACGGGGAGTTTGGTTTAAAGGCGCCTGAGCTAATTCAAAGAGAAGCAATCGATTTAAAGGGTGGATGGGTTTCCTTTTCTTTAGAACGACTTCCAGAGTTTGCAGGAGATTATATATTTGTTGAAGATAACGCCGATTTTGAAAAATCAACATCTGGGGTTTTGTGGAAGGATCTACCGGCTATAAAAAATAACCGTGTATTCATCATAGATGAATATGATTCTTTCTTCAGTGATCCTATTTCCTTAGATAAACAGCTTGAATTTATTGTGAATAGTTTACTGGAAAGGGAAAAATAA
- a CDS encoding AEC family transporter → MMYLGMIFFQIVAPILVLLVLGAVLQKKFRFNLKALSQLITYCFMPAAVFVNLYETSVELSVLGQVAVFIVLFIGSQMVLSHFLAKGLGLVKTETAVFKNSVVLINSGNYGIPVAQMIFATQPIGVAIQVILVIFQNMTTYTYGLYNLISSTKSGLAIMKDFLKMPIIHALIIGVAMNFFEIGIPQFIRIPIDHVVDGFIAVALITLGAQLSQLEFKSMFNKTVFVSCFTRLIIGPSVALLIIFALGLDGVVAQSLFIASAFPTSRNSSSLALEYDVESATAAQTVLFSTIVSCITVTIVIYVAEILFT, encoded by the coding sequence ATGATGTATCTCGGCATGATTTTCTTTCAAATTGTTGCCCCGATTCTAGTGCTTCTTGTACTTGGGGCCGTTTTGCAGAAGAAATTTCGATTTAATTTAAAGGCCTTATCTCAACTGATTACATATTGCTTTATGCCAGCTGCGGTTTTTGTGAATTTATATGAAACAAGTGTGGAGCTCTCGGTACTAGGACAGGTGGCGGTGTTTATCGTCCTCTTTATCGGGAGTCAAATGGTGCTGAGTCACTTTTTAGCAAAGGGGCTTGGTTTGGTGAAAACAGAGACAGCGGTGTTTAAAAACAGTGTTGTACTCATTAACTCAGGTAATTATGGGATTCCAGTGGCACAAATGATATTCGCGACACAGCCTATTGGAGTGGCCATACAGGTCATACTAGTTATTTTTCAAAATATGACGACCTATACATATGGCTTGTACAATCTTATTTCCTCGACAAAATCGGGGCTGGCCATCATGAAGGACTTCCTGAAAATGCCTATTATTCATGCGCTTATTATTGGTGTGGCAATGAACTTCTTCGAAATAGGTATCCCGCAATTTATTCGTATTCCAATCGATCATGTAGTAGATGGCTTTATCGCTGTTGCATTAATTACACTCGGCGCGCAACTATCCCAGCTTGAATTCAAGTCGATGTTTAATAAAACTGTTTTTGTCAGTTGTTTTACACGACTGATAATTGGTCCAAGTGTGGCACTCCTCATAATTTTTGCACTTGGCTTAGACGGTGTTGTCGCTCAGTCACTCTTTATAGCTAGTGCCTTTCCAACGTCACGCAATAGCTCAAGCCTTGCTTTAGAATACGATGTTGAATCGGCGACTGCTGCACAAACAGTTTTATTTTCAACAATTGTTAGTTGCATCACAGTGACGATTGTCATTTACGTTGCAGAAATACTTTTTACGTAA
- a CDS encoding ABC transporter substrate-binding protein, whose amino-acid sequence MKKLNRYMLICSVLLIFGVLLSACSSKNEATDKKEENPVEEAKVRVYKDTVGHEVEIPVSPERVIYHGEGYGDLLALDVKTVGAGFAWITNYAWEDRVQNVEDVGFPINVEKTLALKPDLIIIATTDEKIYTQLSKIAPTIVLDTFAPLEKRLSELGDILGKKQEATAWLNNYNEKAEKMWKSLVDDGTIQPNETASVLTYYPGDRLFVMARAGLSQVLYESEGGFKPGANIQQILDEEKGFVEISTELLPEYAGDRIFILTPVDDEAKQSTSDMMESNIWINLPAVKNGHVYTIDIQKGDSDASTREWLLDEIPTMLKK is encoded by the coding sequence ATGAAAAAGCTAAATCGATATATGCTCATCTGTAGCGTACTATTAATCTTTGGGGTATTACTATCGGCTTGTAGCTCAAAGAACGAAGCAACAGATAAGAAAGAAGAAAATCCAGTGGAGGAAGCAAAGGTACGTGTTTATAAGGATACTGTAGGCCATGAGGTTGAAATTCCTGTTTCACCGGAAAGAGTGATTTATCATGGTGAAGGATATGGTGATCTACTTGCTTTAGATGTAAAAACAGTTGGTGCCGGCTTCGCATGGATTACGAATTATGCATGGGAAGATCGTGTACAAAATGTAGAGGATGTAGGCTTCCCTATTAATGTAGAAAAAACACTAGCTTTAAAGCCTGACCTTATTATCATTGCAACTACCGATGAAAAAATATATACACAACTTTCCAAAATCGCACCAACTATAGTACTTGATACATTCGCTCCTTTAGAAAAACGTTTATCAGAGCTTGGCGATATACTAGGAAAGAAACAAGAGGCCACTGCATGGTTAAACAACTATAATGAAAAAGCTGAAAAAATGTGGAAATCACTGGTTGATGACGGCACTATCCAACCCAATGAAACAGCTTCTGTTTTGACTTATTATCCTGGGGACCGTTTGTTTGTCATGGCACGTGCTGGTCTCTCACAAGTTCTTTATGAATCAGAAGGTGGCTTCAAACCAGGTGCAAATATCCAACAAATTCTTGATGAAGAGAAAGGCTTTGTTGAAATTTCCACAGAACTTCTCCCGGAGTATGCTGGAGATCGAATTTTCATACTTACTCCGGTAGATGATGAAGCGAAACAATCGACTAGTGATATGATGGAAAGTAATATATGGATAAATTTACCTGCTGTCAAAAATGGACATGTCTACACGATTGATATTCAAAAAGGTGACAGTGATGCTTCGACAAGAGAATGGTTACTAGACGAAATTCCTACTATGTTAAAAAAATAA
- a CDS encoding ABC transporter substrate-binding protein: MRLAQYQHRKFIIPLFLILLLILTACGETKSTTNSAANEETEQTSMTKTMTTVNGEITIPVQPKRIVAEEYIGSLIALDIVPVGAPGLTLKNYYFKDALTGITDIGDYGAPSTESILALSPDLIITGNGDNYEALSKIAPTVVVPYGELKNAHEELTYFGQLLGKEKEAEAWLDHYDQKIADAKVKVDAVLEEGLSFSIMEYTDKETYVYGDNFGRGGQPIYQALGRKPPANIADEIMEKQWAEISEEMLASYAGDYIIMTSDSRTVEDFKADPLWGTLPAVKNDRLYVWPEERSWYYDPTAVLAQVEELTNWLINQQK, from the coding sequence TTGCGCTTAGCACAATATCAACATAGGAAGTTTATCATTCCATTATTTCTGATCTTACTGTTAATCTTAACTGCCTGTGGAGAAACAAAAAGTACGACGAACTCTGCGGCAAATGAAGAAACAGAACAAACTAGCATGACGAAAACGATGACCACAGTAAATGGAGAAATTACAATTCCTGTACAACCAAAACGCATAGTAGCGGAAGAATACATAGGTAGTCTAATCGCATTAGACATCGTTCCAGTAGGTGCGCCTGGATTAACGCTGAAAAACTATTATTTTAAAGACGCGCTAACTGGAATTACTGATATAGGTGATTACGGCGCACCATCTACTGAAAGTATTCTTGCGCTTAGCCCAGATTTAATCATTACTGGGAATGGAGATAACTATGAGGCATTAAGTAAAATAGCTCCTACAGTTGTTGTTCCATACGGTGAACTAAAAAATGCTCATGAAGAGCTGACTTATTTCGGTCAATTACTCGGAAAAGAAAAAGAGGCTGAAGCATGGTTAGATCATTACGATCAAAAGATTGCAGATGCTAAAGTAAAAGTTGATGCAGTTCTTGAGGAAGGGTTAAGCTTCTCTATTATGGAATATACGGACAAGGAGACTTATGTGTATGGTGATAATTTCGGTCGTGGTGGACAGCCCATTTATCAAGCACTTGGACGCAAGCCCCCTGCAAATATAGCAGATGAAATTATGGAGAAACAATGGGCTGAAATTTCAGAAGAAATGTTGGCAAGCTATGCGGGCGACTATATTATTATGACCTCAGACAGTCGTACGGTTGAAGATTTCAAGGCGGATCCACTATGGGGGACCTTGCCTGCTGTAAAGAACGATCGTCTGTATGTTTGGCCAGAAGAGCGTTCTTGGTACTATGATCCGACAGCTGTATTAGCTCAGGTTGAAGAATTAACTAATTGGCTTATCAATCAACAAAAATAA
- a CDS encoding ABC transporter substrate-binding protein, with the protein MANLISQDGALLSQTFYYPIQITRLEKVLNKSEEISSLPSILVIYDGHGFLTLKGEQYKLSRGCVVLWQNAKELDITTKLHARLRGMLIQYRGLTNDQSEPSILKHSEPLSDCSYEIIRMASELEIISNESMKSNPFHVQKLFLELLEALYKELEDRIRPSESWLEQTLNYMDTHFHKDLTREQMAQLAQVSPEHFSRAFRKQTGQTFSAYLSLLRIRESQQRLLYNMPKLDNLAQEVGYKEGTYLSRKFKQLVGMSPSAFYNKQKRVVSLNTNHTACLLALGVTPELGVYSEWLDAVKQVSPVYKLSNYEHDPTSIYKNIAAVRPDLIINYNTAKGNKSLLSLAPILEVPFMHSSWREQFRLIADIVDRQQQAEEWFSHYDKLILHCNEQLDHFLGIRGTAIVWEIGENTAYCINSSYGRGSQILYDEMGFHLPTSMLNHNIEKYGYIEKDIEAIANYPADHIFITALPTHREGRRRVKQLFQSESWLKMEAVQRKQVYVINQSNLFYGYDPLSTKSQLHEIMKVLTS; encoded by the coding sequence ATGGCTAATCTGATTTCACAAGATGGAGCACTTTTATCGCAAACATTTTATTATCCGATACAAATTACTAGGTTAGAAAAGGTCCTTAATAAATCTGAGGAAATCTCTTCGTTACCATCTATTTTAGTTATTTATGATGGACATGGATTTCTAACTTTAAAGGGAGAGCAATACAAGCTATCACGTGGATGCGTGGTACTTTGGCAAAATGCAAAAGAATTAGACATCACAACCAAGTTACATGCTAGACTTCGAGGAATGCTAATCCAATACCGTGGTTTAACGAACGACCAATCAGAACCAAGCATACTGAAGCATTCCGAACCGCTTTCGGACTGCTCTTACGAGATAATTCGTATGGCTTCAGAGTTAGAAATAATATCCAACGAATCTATGAAAAGTAACCCATTTCATGTTCAAAAATTATTTTTAGAACTTCTTGAAGCACTTTACAAAGAATTGGAAGATAGAATTCGGCCTAGTGAATCCTGGCTAGAACAAACACTCAATTATATGGATACACATTTTCATAAGGATTTAACGCGGGAACAGATGGCCCAACTAGCACAAGTCAGTCCAGAGCACTTCTCACGTGCTTTTCGCAAACAGACAGGCCAAACTTTTAGTGCATATCTCTCCTTACTACGAATTCGTGAATCTCAGCAAAGGTTGCTCTATAATATGCCTAAATTAGATAATCTCGCGCAGGAAGTTGGCTACAAAGAAGGTACCTATTTAAGCCGCAAATTTAAGCAGTTGGTGGGGATGTCTCCTTCTGCTTTTTATAATAAGCAAAAGCGAGTGGTTTCGCTTAATACGAATCATACTGCGTGTCTACTTGCACTTGGTGTTACACCTGAGTTGGGGGTGTATTCTGAATGGCTAGATGCTGTTAAGCAAGTAAGCCCCGTATACAAGCTAAGTAATTATGAACATGATCCAACGTCCATCTATAAAAACATCGCAGCAGTGCGGCCTGATTTAATCATTAACTATAATACAGCGAAGGGAAATAAGTCATTGCTTTCATTGGCTCCAATACTTGAAGTTCCATTTATGCATAGTAGTTGGCGTGAGCAGTTTCGCCTTATTGCAGATATAGTAGATAGACAGCAACAAGCGGAGGAATGGTTTAGTCATTATGATAAATTGATTTTGCATTGTAACGAGCAACTTGATCACTTTCTAGGCATAAGAGGGACAGCCATTGTATGGGAAATCGGTGAAAATACCGCATATTGTATTAATAGCAGCTATGGCAGAGGAAGCCAAATTTTGTATGACGAAATGGGATTTCATTTACCCACCTCTATGCTTAATCATAATATAGAAAAATACGGCTATATTGAGAAAGATATTGAGGCTATCGCAAATTACCCAGCTGATCATATATTTATTACGGCACTTCCTACACATAGGGAGGGGAGAAGGCGGGTAAAGCAATTATTTCAATCAGAATCTTGGCTAAAGATGGAGGCAGTGCAACGGAAGCAAGTATATGTGATTAACCAATCAAACTTGTTTTATGGATATGACCCGTTGTCCACAAAGTCACAGCTACATGAAATAATGAAGGTGTTAACATCATAA
- a CDS encoding MFS transporter produces MNSQLKKDRQHFWMFILTGMFLIITTTGFARMAYGIMLPFMQEGLSLTTTESGLLGTMLFLGYLLTVGMAGILTLRLGAKKVLLLGSGLVVAGLAGLVFITNFWWAAISLFLAGAGSALVYTPLLSIAIGSFPKKRGTVMGLLMSGAGIGMLLSGILVPFMLQHFPQLGWRGPWLIFASITIIVVLLAAFVLKTPHASHENVNGDEKTNGWRSKELYFIAVLYFIVGIVYLIPNLYQTSYMKELGLSNAMAGTVYAIAGIVSIGGAPLWGMLADRISVKKALLAALVLSAVGDILPIVYGTIAGFIVSAVIWGSSLGGVLVLIQMKASQQVQPKYVATAIGFISIFYAVGQMIGPVLAGGLIEYAGGYMSAYSFGAVMFFLCVLIAMMLQSKEVQ; encoded by the coding sequence ATGAATAGTCAGTTAAAGAAAGACAGGCAACACTTTTGGATGTTCATTTTGACAGGTATGTTTTTAATCATTACAACCACGGGTTTCGCCAGAATGGCCTATGGCATTATGTTACCTTTCATGCAGGAGGGTCTGTCACTCACTACGACAGAGTCTGGATTATTAGGAACAATGTTATTTTTAGGTTATTTGTTAACTGTAGGGATGGCAGGCATTTTGACGCTGCGTTTAGGGGCGAAAAAAGTGCTGCTGTTAGGTAGTGGACTTGTTGTTGCAGGATTGGCAGGTCTTGTATTTATCACGAACTTTTGGTGGGCAGCTATAAGTTTGTTTTTAGCAGGTGCTGGTAGTGCACTTGTTTATACACCTCTTCTATCAATAGCAATTGGCTCGTTCCCAAAGAAAAGAGGAACAGTGATGGGACTGTTAATGAGTGGGGCAGGTATTGGGATGCTATTATCTGGAATACTTGTGCCATTTATGTTACAGCATTTCCCACAGCTTGGATGGCGAGGCCCTTGGCTAATATTTGCAAGCATAACAATCATTGTAGTGCTACTTGCAGCGTTTGTTTTAAAAACGCCACATGCATCGCATGAAAATGTAAATGGTGACGAAAAAACAAATGGGTGGAGAAGTAAAGAACTGTATTTCATTGCAGTGCTCTATTTTATTGTTGGTATTGTCTATTTAATACCGAACTTATATCAAACGAGCTATATGAAAGAGCTTGGGCTTTCTAACGCAATGGCAGGAACTGTTTATGCGATAGCGGGTATTGTTTCAATTGGAGGAGCTCCGTTATGGGGAATGCTCGCTGATCGAATAAGTGTGAAAAAAGCGTTACTTGCAGCTTTAGTATTGTCTGCGGTTGGAGATATTCTTCCAATTGTATACGGAACTATAGCAGGATTTATTGTATCAGCAGTTATTTGGGGTTCTTCACTTGGCGGTGTTCTCGTGCTAATCCAAATGAAAGCCAGTCAACAAGTGCAACCAAAGTATGTTGCAACTGCCATTGGCTTTATATCTATTTTTTATGCAGTTGGCCAAATGATTGGCCCTGTGCTTGCTGGTGGACTAATTGAATACGCTGGTGGTTATATGTCTGCTTACAGTTTCGGTGCAGTTATGTTTTTCTTGTGTGTACTTATTGCAATGATGCTTCAATCGAAAGAAGTGCAGTAA
- a CDS encoding helix-turn-helix domain-containing protein, translated as MDISKKHGVPPESMTFQSNIKEGTIHRLIPRSDLEVVISDYAFYQNYQMQMSTKHPMVELSFCMQGARGILISGLEHEMASGTCSLQFIEQVVANFSFHKNECYKMVGIGIPVSTFNHFMQETGGGRGIVNEFSHVIGKKSYRIFQEKMEPSASIIVKQMLDAVDSKHMTNLELECCALQLLSMTFRSFLFDKSPRPSEFSKSDISKIKLAQSMIIEHMIDPPTLMELSRSIGLNDFKLKKGFKEMFGTTVFGYLREKRMEKAYLLLQEGKMNVNEVCSQVGYANPSYFAQTFKDKYGINPSQLVRGQRLVGDIDG; from the coding sequence TTGGACATATCAAAGAAACATGGCGTCCCACCAGAGTCTATGACATTCCAATCCAATATTAAAGAGGGAACGATACATCGCTTGATTCCGCGTTCAGATTTAGAAGTGGTCATCTCCGACTATGCTTTTTATCAAAATTATCAAATGCAAATGTCTACGAAACACCCAATGGTTGAACTTAGCTTTTGTATGCAAGGTGCTAGAGGAATTTTGATTTCAGGATTAGAGCACGAAATGGCTTCAGGGACATGCTCTCTTCAATTTATAGAGCAAGTAGTAGCAAATTTTTCTTTTCATAAAAACGAATGTTATAAAATGGTAGGCATTGGCATACCAGTTTCAACTTTCAATCATTTTATGCAAGAAACGGGTGGTGGTAGAGGTATTGTGAATGAATTTTCCCATGTTATTGGAAAGAAATCGTACCGAATTTTTCAAGAAAAAATGGAACCATCCGCATCTATTATTGTTAAGCAAATGTTGGATGCAGTAGACAGCAAACATATGACAAATTTAGAGTTAGAATGTTGTGCATTACAACTACTATCTATGACATTTCGTTCTTTCCTATTTGATAAATCTCCAAGACCATCAGAATTCTCAAAAAGTGATATATCAAAAATCAAACTAGCTCAGTCAATGATTATTGAGCATATGATAGATCCACCCACATTAATGGAATTATCACGTTCAATAGGACTTAACGATTTTAAATTAAAAAAGGGCTTTAAAGAGATGTTTGGCACAACGGTTTTTGGTTATTTACGAGAAAAACGCATGGAAAAGGCGTATTTATTATTACAGGAAGGAAAGATGAATGTGAATGAAGTATGTAGTCAAGTAGGTTACGCTAACCCTAGTTATTTTGCACAAACTTTCAAAGATAAATATGGAATCAATCCTAGCCAATTAGTTAGAGGTCAAAGGCTTGTAGGGGACATAGATGGCTAA